The sequence below is a genomic window from Denitratisoma sp. DHT3.
GTGCGTGACTTGCGGGTGGCCGTGCCAGTGGCTTTGCTGTCGTGCAGACCTTGCGCGACTTCTTCCGCGTAACGTTGACGATTTAGTTCGGCGAAACGACGAAGAACCTCGGCACGCGCGGAATCGGAGATGGTGAACCGCACGGAGTCGTTCTCCGCGAGATTTGGCTGCTCGTGGTGGCCGTGCCCGAGGTCGATGTCATCCCACCCGTAGGCGCGCATGACCGCCGCGTCGATCTCGCGGTGCAGCTCACGCAGATGTTCGATGCGCTGGTCGCCGTCGCCCGCGTTGTGGAAACGGTTGTAGAGCTTCGTGAGGCCGATCGGGTTGGCCGGATCGGTCATCACGTCGTGGCGCGCTTGCAGGTACTCGCGGCCGAGCTTGTCGAGGCGCGCTATCTCGGTGGGCTCCAAGAAGGGAAAGGTCTCGACGGCGTCGGATGGCGAGAAGTTCAGATCAAGCTTCATCCGTGACGAGTGCTTCCACACCCATGCGTCGACCAGAGACGAGTTGAAGAGTGCCGCGTAGGCGTAGACCTCATCCACCGCGAACAGGACGCACTTCTCGTGGAAGATGACGTCGTTCTCGACGACCGACGGGTTGAAGTACTTCCCGACGCGGCCGGCAACGAGAACCTGCTTGCGCGGACGCGACGCCGAACTCCAGCCTTCCGGGTGATGCACGAAGTGATGCCCGCGCCCAATAGCGTGGTAGAGCGCCGGGCGCTTGTCTGCATACTGCCACCATCGTTCCGGCAATGGTCTGCGCAAGACGTACTGGCCATCATCCCCGCGCCGCTGCCGCTCGGGCTTCACCCGCTCCTCAATCCACTGCCACGGGGCGTTGTAGTTCTGGGCCTTTTCTTCGGGCCAATCCCAGAAGCTGATGACCCAACGGGTCGGACGCTGCTCGGGACTGGATTTCAGGTCATCCCCGTCGAGGTAACGGAAAACGACTTCCGCATTCTTCTGGTCGTCGCTGAGCATGCGCTCGGCCTGTTCGTCAGTGAGAACGAAGCCCATGCCGAGCACGATGGAGCCGATGAAGGAGCGGTCCTCACTCGCCTTCAACCGCTTGGGACTCCATTCCTCGCGGTCGGACAGATACGCTGAGATGAACTTGACGGACCGGCCAAGAACGGTTCGTTCTCCCTTCCAATCGCCCTTGCGCACGTGAACGCGACTTGTGACGACGTTGGCCTTCCCAGGCCAAGGCTCGTTCGGGTACGCCGCATGAATCGTTGCGCCGGCGCCAAGCATCGCTTCGAGTCCGACCTGCCGCGTGTCGCCTTCCGCGATGGTATTCACCGCGAGCAGCCCGAAACCGCCGCCTTCGCGCAGCAGGCTCCAAGCCCGCAGGAAGAAATAGGCGACCAGGTCCGCGGAACCGCGACGCCCCTCGGCGATGTGCGCGACCAGCCAATCGCGGAAGGCGGTGCCGGCGACGCCGGTGATCCGCTTTCCTCCCAGGAAGGGTGGATTACCGACGATGCCGTCGAAGCCGCCGCGTTCGCGCGCGAACACCTCCGGAAACTCCAACGGCCAATGGAAAGGCCGACGCGCAGGCTTGTCGGCAGACAGATCGGTCGAGAGCGCGACAACCGATCTCCGGCGCATCGAGGCGAGCACTTCGCGGTCGCCATCGATGGCCTGCCCGGCCTGGATGGTCAGTGACGCCAGCGCGTTCTCCAGCGCTGTGCTGCCGACCGATGCGAACACCTCCCCGATGAAGGCATCGGCGATGCATTCCGGCACTTCGAGCCCACGGCGCGCGTCGGCGTCCAGATGCGCCATGGCTTCCACATCGCGGATGTCACGGATGGGCATCTCGCGCAAGCGTGAGCGCAGTTCGATGGCCTCACGCACGGCCTGCTCAACGTTCTGGCCGAACAGGCGTAGCTGGCCCTGGCCCGTGGGATTCATCGAAAGCTGGGTGAGCTGATCCAGCCGATGGATGCCGAGCAGGCTGTCGCCACAGTGCAGGTTGTGGTCGAGGAAGCCGAAGGGACGCCCCTTGGCCAGCGTCACCAGCCAGATGGAGAGCTTGGCCAGTTCGACCGCCAGCGGGTTCAGATCGACGCCGTAGAGGCAGCGTTCGGCGATCAGGCGGCGGGCGACGATGGTGCGCGCCTCGGTGTCGCGGGGCAGCGGCTCGATGCTGGTTTCGGCATCCGCCACCCGCCCATCGATGTCGACCGTGCGCCCCTGCGCCTCCGCCTGCGCCCATGCCTCAACCAGCCGATCGGCCAGCCACCGGCAGGCTTGCACGAGGAAAGCGCCCGAACCCATCGCCGGGTCGCAGATCTTCAGATCGAGCAGTTCGGCGGGAGATTTCAGCGCCCAGTCCGCGCGGGGCGTACCCTGCGCCGGGCCGACGTAGGCGATGGGGGTGAGCGTCTCGGCGACGATGGCCTCGGTGAGCGACTTCGGCGTGTAATGGGTGCCGGTCTCACGGCGGTCGGAGCCGGTGGTGACGATGAAAGCGCCAGCGGGATAGACCAGCGGGTAGCCCCAAGGGTCGGTGCGCACCAGATGGCCGAAAGGCTTGATGCGGTCGCGCAGCGCCGTGTCACCGTGGCAGGCCGTCAACACGCGATCGGCGAGCGCATCGTCCACTGCACGAGCCAGATCGTTGCGCACCCGGCTGGCGGAACTGCCGGAACGCTGCTGGAGCAGTTCGGCCAAGCGGTCCGCACCGTCCAGCCGCGCGGATTCGAGTTCGGCCAACGTGACCCAAGGCGACTGTGCGTTCTTGGTGGCGTCGAGTTCCAGCGTGACCTCGGCGGTACGCTTGACGGTGCGCTCCAGCAGGCCCTCATAGACGTAGCCGATCTGTTCGACGTCCAGCGCGCGATAGGACAGCGTGCGGCCCTGGAATTGCTGAATGGCTTCGAGCAACAGCAGGACGGTGCGGTTGTCGATCGGCAGCGGCTTGGCGACGTCGGTGCGCCAGTCGGAGCCTCGGGCGCGACCTTCGAGGAAGGGGAAGCGATCCGGATCGAATAGGGAGCCGCCCAGCGCAGGCAGGCGCAGGTTCTCGTGCTCGATGCCGCCGTACACGGCGCGGAAAACGGCCAGCAGGCGCGACCACGCATCCCAGCGCCGCTCCAGAATCTCGTCGGATTCGGCGCGCAATTGCATCCGCAGGGTCGAGAGCGCGTAGTTGGCCTCGTAGCGTTCGTCGCCCAAGAGCAGCAGACCACGCTCTTCGGCGGAGAGCAGGAAGACCAGCCGCATCATCACCGTCAGCGCGGCTTCGTAGAGTTCGATTTCCTTCACACCGCGCAGCAATTCGCGGTCGCGGTCTTGATCGGCCTTGTCGAGTGACTGGATGAGCACTTCGACCGCACGCCGCACCTGTTCGCCCAAGGCGTCGGTCACTTCGTCCTGGAACTTCAGCGAGCGGTCGAAGAGCGCGGGCAGCCGTTCCGATTCGTCGACGAAGAAGCGCCGGATACCCAGCAGGTGGACGAAGGCTTGAAGGGTGACGGGTTCCTGACTCCAGATGCGCGCATACCAACTGGCGTAGGTGGTGACCGCACCGACTGGCGCATCGACCAGCATCCAGCGTTCGCCGTTGGTCACCAGCCCGAGACGGCAGCCCATAGCACGGCAGAGCGTCACTATGCGTTCCGCCGCTGTACTGGCCCAGCCGTCCAGCTTCTGGGTGGCATCGAGATCAACGTCCGGCCCGTAGGCGTGTACGAGCATCAGCGGCGTGTCGCCGTTACCGACGACGGCGAAGTCCGGCGACAGGCTGATGGCGTGCTCGGGCAGAGTGACGTTCAGGTGCGCGGCGCACCAGTCCTTGCGTCTGAGTACGTCGCCGCGACTGTCCTCGTCGAGTTCCAGTCCGCGCGACAAGACTTCGTCGATCCATGCCGCGTGCAGATCGGCGAAGCGAGGATCGTCCGTTTCCAGCGCGTCACGCCATTCGTCGTAGGCTTGCCGCAGCCGCTTGCGCTTGCCGCCATCGAGTTCTTCCAGCCCTTGCGGGAAGGCTTCCTTCAGGACGGGAACGGCGAGGAAAGGGCCAGAAATCTCGACGAGCGACAGCCAGTCCTGGTGTTGGGTCGGCGTCACCATTCAGGCTCTTCCTCGAAAAATGAGATGGTGACGCCGTCATCGGTGCTTGACCAGCGATGTCCGCAACCGCAAACGATGGAGCCATGGAGTTCGACGAATGCCTTCGTCCCACAGTCTTGGCAGTGGATACGCGCGCACTTGCATCCACGGCACTGACCGGCCAACCACCAGAACCATGCGCCACCATCGAGAGTGACCGCACCTTCTTGATCAAGCACGATGCAGTCGGCATTGCAGGACGGGCACATCTTCCATTTGTCAGGAACGATCAAATCAAGGGCATCTTCCACCGACAGAAGTTCGAGGCCGCATCCAGCATGGTCAGCCTTCTTCTTGGCTGGCTCCGTCCACCCATTCGCCACGACGACGATCGCTTTGTTTGCGCCAACGGCATCAGCGAGTGCGAGGACTGACTCGACCTCTCGCACATCGATGGGAACGGCGTGGAACTTGGCATCGACGATCATCTTCAGCGGATGCCCCTTCGCCTCGATTTCGATGAGCACGTCGATTTGCCGTGGCTGGCCGGTGATGTTGTCCGGAACCATGACGTTTCTTCTGACGTTACCGAAGTCGTCGATTTGCTCGTAGAACTCGGCGACGGCCTCCTGATATTCCTGCCAGGTCATCATTTCGCCACCCCTGACGTGGACTCGGGCACGACGAAGATCACGGCGACCGGGAAGGTGCGGTCGTCGAGCTTGGCGTAACGGGATTCGATGGCCTGCGTTTCCATCCGGCGCTCGTCGGGGATGCGCGCGAGGCGCGCTTCCAGCGCGGCGATGTCGCGCCGGAGCTGCGTGCGCTCGTCCTCGGTGAAGAGCGATAGCTGTTCAGGTTGCTGCTCCTTCTTCAACTCGGACTGGATCGCCTTCTCCAGTTCGTCGAGCACGGTACCGATGTCGTCGATTTCCTGCTGCTTGCGAGTCTGGAGCGTGTTGGTCAGGAAACGAAGACGTTCCTTGGAGCGGGCATCGACCGACTTGAGGATGGCTTCCTGCTGACGGTCGAAGCGGACGCGGAGCGCGTCGAACAGGGAGGCAGCCGCCGTGATCGGCTTCGACTCGTCCAGCCACTGCTGGACGCGCGTGACGCCTTCTTCGCGGCGGAAGGATTGGTCGCGCAGGTAGCCGCCGGATACCGTCAGTTCCTCGTGCAGCCGATGATGGTTGCCGCCCGTGACGACCAGGCGCGAGACGACGATCACGGCAGGGCCTTCGACCAGCTCATCCGGCACGGTGCGGACGGTGACGCGGTGCAGCTTCTTCACGTCGTCCTGCGCCCAGATCTCGGCGCGCAGCAGACGCAGGCACATCTGCACCAAGCGATGGTTCAGGTGGACGAGCACGACGTCGTCGCGGCCACTGGCGACGGCATGGTCGAAGGTGATGGGCCGAATCTTCTGGGTGTGCGGGTGGCGCAGCCCTTCCAGACAGCGCGCCCACGAGCCGGACAGCGCAGGCATCCGGAAGACGCTGCCCGAAGGCGCGCCCGCAAGTTCGACAGGTTCCAGCGGCGGACGGCCCGCCAGCGCGAGGCCGGTCTTCACGGCCATCAGGACGTGGTCGGGCGTGAGGTGGAAATCCTGCTTGGTAGTGAGGAGACGTTCGTGCAGTTTGGCGACGCGCTCCTTCAACTCACGTTCGGCACGAACGAAGTTCTTGGCCCGTGCGATCCGCGCCTCGGCGAGACGAGTGTCCAAATCCTTCAAGGAGCCTTCGATCAGACCGGACATCTGCGGCGCGATGACCGGATTGACGCTGCCCATGTCGGCGCGCATCGAGTCCAGTTTTCGCAAGGCGCGCAGGATGTCCTCGCCGTGGCCACCGACCGATGCGCCGCTCGTGTCGCCACCATCGACCGGGTGCCAGATCAGCACTTCCTTTTCGCGCTGTCCGTGGCGGTCGATACGCCCGTTGCGCTGCTCCATCACATTGGGGTTGTAGGGAATCTCCAAGTGGATGAGCCGATTGCAGTGGTTCTGCAAGTCGATGCCTTCGGACGCCGCGTCGGTAGCGAGCAGGATGCGGACGGGTGAATCCTGTGGCGATGCCTGGAATGCCGCCTTGATGGGTTCCCGTTCCTCTTGGGAGAGGCCGCCGTGGAGCAGACCGAGACGCTCGCCGCCGAAGCCGTGGCTGGCGAGGATTTGATGCATCCACTGGTGTGTGGTGCGGTATTCGGTGAACAGGATCACCCGGCGATCGTTCCACTGACCGTCCGGCTTGAGGTTGGCCGTGAGCCAGTCGAGGATGGCTTCGGCCTTGGAGTCGGCCTGATTCCTGGCTCGCTGAGCCCACACCCTCAAGTCGTCCAGCGTCGCCCGCTGTTCCGGCGTCAGCGGCATCGAGCGGCGCGTGGCTTCCTCGATGGCTTCGGCTTGGGCGTTCTCTACCTCCTGATCGTCGGCATAGTCTTCGTCGACTTTTAGGATGGCCTTGTGCAGGATGCGCTCCGCCATCGCGTCCGACTTCGCGGGCCGTGCTTCGGACAGCGATGCGACGTGCTTTTCCAGGGTGGACGCGAACGCCGCTGGCGACGAGAGCAGACGCTTCTTGAGGAGGCGATTGACGAAGACCGTACCGAAAGCGTTGCCCGCTTTCTCGGCGTCCTTTTCGCGGCTGGCACAGTAGTCGTCCAGCTTGTGATGAATCGCGCGCTCTTCCGCCGTGTACGGGACTTCAAGCGCCTGCAAGGTGCGCCGGGCGTACAGGGGGTTGCCGTGCGCATCGACCAGATCGCTTTTCAGGCGACGGATCATCACCTGACTCAGGCGCTTTTCGTCGGGGAGGATGTTGCGCGCGAAACGCTGGTCGTCGAGCAATTCCAGCAGCGAGGTGAACGACTCGGTGTAGCCGTTGTGCGGTGTCGCGGTCAGGAACAGGCGATGCTGGAAGTGCGGGCCGATGGCGCGGACGAAGCGTGTGCGCTGGCTCTCCAGCGCGTAGTGCGCGCCTGCGGCGGGCGCGACGTTGTGTGCTTCGTCCACGACCAGCAGGTCGAACTTGCGCGGATGGCCGACGTGCGGCGGGATCACGTCGCGCATGGCGCGCAAACCCTCGCCGCCCTTGGCCCAATCCATCGACGTGATGAGGCGCGGATGCGACGTCCACGGATTCGCGTGGATGCCGCGCTTGCGCCGCAACCGTTTGATGTAGTCGGTGTCCACCACGCGGAAATCGAGGCCGAACTTCTCCAGCATCTCGACGCGCCACTTCTCCTGAAGCGACGCAGGGCAGACGATCAGGATGGTGCGGGCACGGTGCCGCAGCAGCAGTTCCTGAATGACCAGACCGGCCTCGATGGTCTTGCCGAGGCCGACGTCGTCGGCAATGAGCAGATTGACACGAGCCATGTCGATGGCTCGCACCAGCGGGTCAAGTTGGAAGTCCTCGATGCTGACGCCGCTGCGGAACGGCGCTTGGAGAAACCCTCGGTCGGCGTTGGTGGCGGCGCCCCACCGCACGGCGTCGAGGAAGGCGTCGAGCATGCCCGAATCGTCCTGCCCCGTGACCGAGGGCAGGCCCGCGCGCTCGATGACCTGGGCACCCGGCTCGATTTCCCAGACGACTTCCAGTTCCTCGCCGAGACCATCCTCGTCGATCGACGATAGCGTCACACAATGTTGGGGAGTGCCGGTATCCAGCCGAGCGGCATCGACGTCGGCCACCACCCACTGACGACGGCGCACCTCGACCAGTTGTCCTGGCTCAGGCCTCGCGCGATACGTCTGGGCTTGCTGCTCGGTTTGGACCCCCATGCGATTGCCATCTCCCCTTTTTCAGTTTTTCGCATTCACGCCGGACGACGAAACGCGACGCTGTGCGTCGACCGTGGTGATCACTCGCGCGACAGCTCTTGCCGCCTCGGTCGGTGATTCGTGCGACCAGAATCGGAGTACCGTCCAGCCGACGGAGCGAAGCCGCTCATTCGTGTCCGCGTCCCGCTTCCGGTTCGCCTCGATCTTCTGCTGCCAGAACTCCGCATTCCGTTTCGGCCAAGTGGCATGCTCGGGGCAGCCATGCCAGAAACAGCCATCGACGAAGATGGCGATCTTTCGCCCGGGAAACGCGATATCCGCGACGCGACGGGGCCTCCTCAGAACCTCGTAATCGATCCTGTAGCGCAGACCGATTCGATACATCTCCCTCCGCAACGCCACCTCCGCATCCGTCCCTTTCTGCCTCACCTTCGCCATCCGGCGACTGGTATCGGGTGACGAGGGCAGGAGTTGCGGCATAGAGCGGTCCCCGTCAGTCCATCACCGGGCCGCGACCGACGCGAGGTGTTGGTTGATGCTGCGGGCGATGGCGCGACCGAGATCGACGGGAACCGCGTTGCCGATGAGCCGCCCGAGCACCTTGAAACTCACCTCGCCATCCGGCGGGATGAATGCATAGTCGCGCGGGAAGCTCTGCAAGATCGCGGCTTCCCGCAGGGAGATGGCTCGATCCTGCTCAGGGTGACCGAAGCGACCGTTGCCGAACCCGTAGCACTGGGTCGTCATGGTCGGCGCAGGCTTGTCCCACTCCATGCGCCCATAGACACCCGGATAGGTGCGCCCGCTCTCGGCGCGGTGGCATTCGGCGATCAAGTGTTTGGGCCAGTCGCGCCACGTGCCGCCGGGCTTGGAGACCTTGATCCGCTTGAGGTTCGTTTCGGACAGCGTCGAGGTGACGTGCAGTTTGTCTCTGGGCGCGGACTCTCCGGCACTGAGCGGTCGCAAGTGCGCAATGGCCTGCCGAACGGTTTTCGGTTTCTCGTGGGTCGGCGGGATCATCTCGATGCTGCCGTGCTTGGACGCCAGCAGCACCATCCGACGCCGCATCTGCGGGACGCCATAACGAGAGCTATCGACGACATCGAACCAAACCTTGTAGCCGAGCCGTTTCAGCGTATCCACGAAGTCGTGGAACACCTCGTGCTTGGCGACGGTCGGCACGTTTTCCATCGTGATGACATCGGGACTGGAGCCCTTCGCGAGGCGAGCGAATTCATACAAGAGGCCCCACTTGCCATCTTTACCGTCCAGCTCGTAGCGCTGCGCGTAGGTCGAGAAGGGTTGGCATGGCGCGCAGCCCGCGAGAATCGTCAGATCGGCGTCACCGAACAACGCTTTCAGCTCGGCGATGGTGACCTTACTGATGTCTCGCTCCACGAATCGGGCCTGGTTGTTGGCCTCATAAGGGAAGCGGCAGGCGGGGTCCATATCGATTCCGGCGACGACAGGCACACCCTCCAGAACGAAGCCATGCGTCAATCCGCCTGCACCGCAGAACAAATCAACACAAGAAATTTCTGTCACATCAAACCTCCCCATTTGCGGGCATGTTCCGTTTGCCGATCCATGCGGCGTAGGGTCAGGAGCCATGCGTAGTACAGGCTCTGATGCGTCGTCAGAAGCTGTTGCGTCATCGGCAGCGCTCCTCCCCTTGACCATGACCAGTTGCACGAACTTGGTACTCGGTCACTTCGCCTCCGGCTTCTTGTTGATGCTTTCCGCGATCCAGCGATCCAGCTCTGAGCGGCGAAAACGCCAGGTACCTCCAAGCTTGAACGCCGGAATCTCTCCTTTCTGGGCAAGGCGATAGACCGTCCGTTTCCCGGCTTTGAGGTAGGCCGCGACCTCCTCAAGCGTGAGGATCTCGCTCTCGACTTCAGTCATCCGGAAACCATCCGATCTGGCCTTTCGTAGATTACGATTGCCAAGTTTAGCCAATTCTACCAAGCTGCGGTAGGTGCTGGCCAACTCCGCAATCCCGGGAGCATTGCACGGTTGATCGCCAGCTCGCCCCGGAAATCCGGTCATGCCGTGGTTCCCATTCCCTGCGGCGCAAAGCGAGAGCGCGCCACAGCATCGTGCCATCCGCATCAACGGGGAATGGCACGATGGGACAGACCAACCGCCGCACATCCGCACGGCCTGCGCTTGCCGTGGTGTTGGCTATGTCGTTCTCGGCGCTGCAGCCTGCCGTCGCTGCCGACGGCGTCGCCATGGAGCGTGAGCAGCTCGCCGCGCTCACCCGCCAACTCGACCTGATCGACCGCCTGGCCGAGCACGCCGCCAATACCGCGCCGCAGGAACGCGCCCGCTACCACTTCGACTACGCCCGACTGCGCGCAGACCTGAAGCGCGTTCGCGCCGGCCTGCAGGACTACTTCGTGCCCCAGCGCGCCCAGCCGCGCGATCCCGTCCCGCTGGCCGGCGATTACGTCCGCCGCGACCGCGCCGACGACGAGGAGCCATCGCCATGACGCCCTCTGCCGATCAGGTCGCCGCCTTCCAGGCCAACGGCGGCTTTGCGCCTTCGGCCGTCTCTGCCGTGGCGCTCGCTTTCGTGTTCGCCGTGTTGCTGCTGTGGGGCGTGTGGGCCATGCGCACCGCCTACGTCGGCTGGGCCGAGCACCGCATCACTGAACGTCAGTTCCTCGCCGTCGTCGTGCGCTTCGTGGCGATGTACTTGGTGCTGACGTTCTTCCTCCTCTCCTGACCGTCACGAAAGGCCATACGCCATGAACACGCCACCGACATCCCATCGCATTCCGTCCCGCATCGCCGCACCGCTGCTGCCGCTGGCGCTCGCGGGCCTGCCGCTGTCGGCCTTCGCGCAGGGCCTGCCGACCATGGAAGACCCATCGCGCGGCCAGGGCAGCGGCATCCTGCAGACCTTGCAGAACTACGGCTACGACATCGTGCTGCTGATCGCGCTGCTCGTGGTCGCCTCGATGTTCGTCGGTGTTTGCTATCACGCCTACACACGCTACTCGGAGATCCACACCGGCCGCGCCACCTGGGGCCAGTTCGGCCTGACGGTCGCCGTGGGCGCGATCCTGCTGGTGGTCGGTATCTGGCTGCTCACCAAAGCCACCGGCGTGCTGTAAGGGCGGCAAGCGATGGCCGTCCCTTCGGAGACCCCGCGCGACACGCTGGTGACCTTTCTGCCGCACCGGCTGAACCGCCAGCCGGTGGTCGTGCGCGGGCTGACCGCCGACGAGTTGTGGATCTGCACCGGCCTGTCGGCCGCAGCCGGATTCGCGCTCGGCCTGCCGCTGGCGTGGCTCACGCACAGCATCGCCATGGTGCCCACGCTGATCGTCGCCGGCATCGCGCTGGGCGTCTTCGTCGGCGGTGGCTTCCTGCGCGCACAGAAACGTGGCCGGCCCGACACCTGGCTGTACCGGCAGCTCCAGTGGCGGCTGGCCCTGCGGCATCCGGCGCTGGCAGCGCTCCTGAGCGGGCAGCGCCTCATCACCCGCTCGGGCTACTGGACGACCCGGCGCAACACCGATCGAGGTGCGCCATGAGCCGTTTCAAGAACGAGGTTGCGCACCTGCAGGCGCACGTGAAGACGTTGCGTCTGGGGGCCGGCGCGTTGTTCGTGGTGGCGCTGCTGCTCGGCTTCGGTTGGTGGAGTGCGCCGAAGAGTCTCACCATCCATGTGCCGCCGGACCTGCGCTCGGGCAGCACGCGCAAGTGGTGGGACGTGCCGCCCGAGAGTGTGTATGCCTTCTCGTTCTACATCTGGCAGCAGGTGCAGCGCTGGCCCACGAACGGCGAGGAAGACTACCCGCGCAACCTGCGCGCGCTGTCGGCCTACCTGACGCCGAGCTGCCGGGCCTTTCTGCAACAGGACTACGAGTACCGGCGCGCCAGTGGCGAGCTGCGTCAGCGCGTGCGCGGCATCTACGAGATTCCCGGCCGCGGCTACGGCGATGATCCGGCCACGCGCGTCAAGGTGGTTTCCGACCGCGATTGGATCGTCACGCTCGACGTGAGCGCGGACGAATACTACGGCTCCGAGCAGGTCAAGCGCGCCCTGGTGCGCTACCCCATCAAGGTCGTCCGGCTGGACATCGACCCCGAGCGCAACCCCTTCGGCCTGGCGCTGGACTGCTACGCCGGCGCGCCCCAGCGCATCGAACCGCCGCCGACGCCGACCCAGGCCGGCGCGCCCGCCAACGCCTCCGGCCACCTGCAGGGAGACTCCCCATGAAGCCCATTGCCTTGTCGGCCCTGGCCGGCGTCCTGCTGATCCTCGGTTTCGTGCCGGCCAGCCAGGCCGTGGAAATCCTGCGCTGGGAGCGGCTGCCTCTGCCGGTGCCGCTGGTGGTCGGTCA
It includes:
- a CDS encoding RAQPRD family integrative conjugative element protein, yielding MGQTNRRTSARPALAVVLAMSFSALQPAVAADGVAMEREQLAALTRQLDLIDRLAEHAANTAPQERARYHFDYARLRADLKRVRAGLQDYFVPQRAQPRDPVPLAGDYVRRDRADDEEPSP
- a CDS encoding TIGR03758 family integrating conjugative element protein, whose amino-acid sequence is MTPSADQVAAFQANGGFAPSAVSAVALAFVFAVLLLWGVWAMRTAYVGWAEHRITERQFLAVVVRFVAMYLVLTFFLLS
- a CDS encoding TIGR03745 family integrating conjugative element membrane protein; translation: MNTPPTSHRIPSRIAAPLLPLALAGLPLSAFAQGLPTMEDPSRGQGSGILQTLQNYGYDIVLLIALLVVASMFVGVCYHAYTRYSEIHTGRATWGQFGLTVAVGAILLVVGIWLLTKATGVL
- a CDS encoding TIGR03750 family conjugal transfer protein, whose product is MAVPSETPRDTLVTFLPHRLNRQPVVVRGLTADELWICTGLSAAAGFALGLPLAWLTHSIAMVPTLIVAGIALGVFVGGGFLRAQKRGRPDTWLYRQLQWRLALRHPALAALLSGQRLITRSGYWTTRRNTDRGAP
- a CDS encoding PFL_4703 family integrating conjugative element protein, whose product is MSRFKNEVAHLQAHVKTLRLGAGALFVVALLLGFGWWSAPKSLTIHVPPDLRSGSTRKWWDVPPESVYAFSFYIWQQVQRWPTNGEEDYPRNLRALSAYLTPSCRAFLQQDYEYRRASGELRQRVRGIYEIPGRGYGDDPATRVKVVSDRDWIVTLDVSADEYYGSEQVKRALVRYPIKVVRLDIDPERNPFGLALDCYAGAPQRIEPPPTPTQAGAPANASGHLQGDSP